A stretch of DNA from Actinomycetota bacterium:
CAGCAGGGCGGCTTCGGGCCCACGTTCGACGGGGACGTCGCGGTCGCGTTCGACGCGCTGACCTGGTTCGCAGGCCGCTACGTCGCGATCGCCCGAGCCGGCGACGGCCTGGGATTCGCCCACTCCGCCGACGGTCTGACCTGGGAGCTGACGCCGCCCACCCCCGGCGTGTACCAGCTGAATCCGAACACTCCCACCGCGCTGGTGGTCGACGGGGAACGGCTCCTGGCGCTGGGGACCTTCTCCGGTGAGGACGAGGTGGACGGGGCGGTGTGGTCCTCCGACGACGGGGTGACCTGGCAGCGCGTCGAGGCGGGAGGACTCGGCGGTCCCGGACAGCAGGCGGTGCTCGGGGCGGGTGTCGTGGCCGGCGCGATCGTCGCGGTCGGGCACGATTTCCCCGGCGGCACGGAGTCCCCGCACCCGGCGGCGTGGCAGCGGCGCGCGGACGGCACGTGGCTCCGGCTCGACGGCGACGGCACCTTCGACGCGCCCGGCACGCTGACCACGGCGGCACAGCTGGACGGGCACTCGCTGCTGGTTGCGGGGAGCATCTTCACCGACGACCGCCCGGACGGGGCGCTGTGGACCTACACGCTCGACGGCGACGGTTCCGACGCCCGGTAGCAGGCCCGGCCCGATGACGCCGACTGCTCGGCGGCGGTGATGCCGGCCGATCTGCCACCCGATGCTGGAGGACTTCCACCGGCGGCCGCCGACCTGCGCGAGGCGCTGTACGACGCGGTGGTCGCCTGCGACGACGGACGACTCGAGGCGCTAGCCACACAGGAGAGCGTCCGTTCACGTTCTCCTTCGGGGCGGACGAGGCCAGCGCGACACCCGCCCGCCCAGCAGCAGCGTCCACGGCAGCCGCTCGGCCACCAGCGTCGAGACAGTGACGTTGTGGCTGATCGACGTGCCGAGGTCGCCCCGTGCGAGGTCGGCGAGGTAGCGACCGTACTGCTCGCCGATCGTCGGTCGAGGCCGTAGTCGTTCTCGACGGCAGCCCGCCGATCGGGGTCGCCCACGTAGGTGGCGGAGCGCGGATCGCTCAGCGCAGCCAGCGGTCGTCCCGGCAGGACCCGTGGGAGTAAAAGTTCAGCGTGATCAGTAGCAGCACCGTGACGAGGTACGTGGTGAGCATCGTCACCGGCCGGAACCGGGGACCGCAGACGGGTTGCGTCGCCGGGCCCGGCCGCGGGCCCGGCGGTCGCGACCGCACCGTCTGCTTGAGCAACACAGGGGTATGGCGACCTACAGATCTAGCCGGGACCGATGCGGCAGGCTGGCGACAACCCGATCTCGTCGGCTGCTTGGTTGACGTCCGCTGCGTTGCCCGGATCCTGGATGATCGACGGGTCCTCCTCCATCCGGTTGAGGAACTCTTCCCCGCCGGTTACATAGGCGTCGACCTCGTCGGCGAACTCATCGGGCGGTTCGAATTCGCCGATCTCTTCGAGCTGCTGTCGGGTCTCGGGGATGATCGTCTCCTGCGCAAGTCGACGGAACTCCTCGGGGCTGGGCATCTGCCCTCCGGCCAGGATCTCGCTGGCGGCCGCTTCGATGTTCGAGCGGTGCTCCTGGCAGATCTCGTTGGCCTGCTGGATGAACTCGTCCCGACTCAAGCCCCCGTTGTCGCCGCAAGCTGCCGCGACGACGGCGACCGCGAGCGCGACGAGCGTGGACAACCTCAACGTCATCAGATGCTCCGCTCTCCTCGATCAGCGAGGTCCAGGAACCGTCCGGAGGCGAGGGCATCGTAGGGTGCCGGTGACCGCGAGTTGCAGGTCGGCCGGTCGTGGAGCCGAGGACGGGCGACCCGGCACGGTTCCGCGGTTGCGGGGGTCTCGCGCCGCCGTGCCGCTCCTAGCGGTCGCCGCGCTACGCGACGCGCAGGACGGGCCGGCCGCCGGTGACCGCCTCCATCCGCACGGGCGCGACGTCCTGGCGCATCCCGAGGGAGCGCTGCATCGCCCGGACATCACGTGCCTTGTCCGGGGCGACGAGCGTCACCACGAGCCCGTCCGCACCCGCCCGCCCGGTGCGGCCGGAACGGTGCACGTAGTCCTTCTCGGTTCCGGCAGGGTCGTAGTGCACCACCACACCGACGTCGTCGACGTGGATGCCTCGGGCGGCCACATCGGTGGCGACCAGGGTCTTGACGCGCCGGGCGCCGAAGTCCGCGAGCGCACGTTCGCGCTGCCTCTGAGAACGGTCACCGTGGACGGCCGCCGCCGACACGCCGTGGCGGCCGAGCTGCTTGGCGAGTCGGTCGGCTCCGCGCTTCGTGCGCGTGAACACGATCGCCGGGGAGGCGTTACGGACGATGTCGGCCGTGACCGTTAGCCGTTCGTGCGCCGGCGTGTTCCAGAACAGGTGCTGCACGTCGCCCTGGTCGTCGTCGGAGCCGGCGACCTCGAAGCGCACCGGATCACGCTGGTAGCGGCTGACCAGCACGTCGACGTCGCCGTCGAGGGTGGCGGAGAACAGCAGGGTCTGACGCTGGGCGTGGGTCTGATCGAGCAGGCGCTTCACCTCCGGCAGGAAGCCCATGTCGGCCATACGGTCGGCCTCATCGACCACGGCGAGGCGCACGTCGCCGAGGACGACGAACCGGCGCCTCACGAGGTCCGCGAGTCGACCGGGGCACGCGACCGCGATGTCGACACCGCGCTCGAGGCGCTGACGGTCCTTGTTGATGGAGGTGCCGCCGTAGAAGGTCTCGGTGCGCAGGCCACGGAGCCCAGCCAGCGGCCGGACGGCCGCGGCGACCTGAGAGGCGAGCTCCCGCGTCGGTACGAGCACGAGCGCGCTCGGACGGCGCGGGGCCGCCTCGTCGGCGAGGACGGCGAGCGGGATACCGAACGCGAGTGTCTTGCCCGAGCCGGTGGGCGCGTGGCCGCAGATGTCACGTCCGGCGATCGCATCCGCGATCGCGAGTGACTGGATGGGGAAGGCGGCGGTGATGCCGCCCTTGGCGAGCACGTCGGAGATGTTCCGGGGCACGCCGAGTTCGATGAAGGTGCTCAAAGCGATCTACTTCCTGCCGGAGACGCGCGGCCTCCAGCGGCAGACGCGCACGGACGTCCCGTACGCGGGCGTGGGGCCGAGCATGGTGGCTGGCCGCACTGGTGACACGCCCGTACGAGAGAGCGATCGGGGGGATCGCGGTCAGAGTCCGGCGCCGGTGAGCGGTTCAGCTGTGGCGCGCGTGTCGGTGACGTACCGACGTCACGCAGATGAGTGTACCTGGGGCGTGCACTGAGGCCAGGATCGGTCTCACAGGTCCCGGTGGAGGGTGATCTACGACTCGAACGTGCCGTCACCGCCCATCACACGCGGGATCGCGTTGAAAGCACCGCAGGCGGCACACCGGAACGCGACGCTCTCCACCTGGCCGAAACGAACCCCGTCGACGAGCACCACCCCGCATGCTCCGCAGACGAACGCATGCGGTCCGCTGCCGTGGATGGCGACGGGGTCGGCGTGGGTCCCCTCGTTGACGACCGCTCCACGTGCCACGTCATGTTCGGAGATGACCTTCATCCTGATGCGCATCGTCGCGAGCCTATGGGGCTGCAGCGACTCGCAGTTGATCGGGCCCACCAT
This window harbors:
- a CDS encoding DEAD/DEAH box helicase; amino-acid sequence: MSTFIELGVPRNISDVLAKGGITAAFPIQSLAIADAIAGRDICGHAPTGSGKTLAFGIPLAVLADEAAPRRPSALVLVPTRELASQVAAAVRPLAGLRGLRTETFYGGTSINKDRQRLERGVDIAVACPGRLADLVRRRFVVLGDVRLAVVDEADRMADMGFLPEVKRLLDQTHAQRQTLLFSATLDGDVDVLVSRYQRDPVRFEVAGSDDDQGDVQHLFWNTPAHERLTVTADIVRNASPAIVFTRTKRGADRLAKQLGRHGVSAAAVHGDRSQRQRERALADFGARRVKTLVATDVAARGIHVDDVGVVVHYDPAGTEKDYVHRSGRTGRAGADGLVVTLVAPDKARDVRAMQRSLGMRQDVAPVRMEAVTGGRPVLRVA